Within Rhododendron vialii isolate Sample 1 chromosome 12a, ASM3025357v1, the genomic segment tctgtttcgttattttcatattttgttgTGCTAGTATTGTTAGATTATAAGGCTGTGATTATATGTGCTTAATCCTGTGATAGGTAACGACAAGTAATCTTGTAATCGTTCATATCGTGGTTGTGGATTTATTGTGTGTGAAAATCTTAGTTTGTTACTGTTAGGTTACTGGttgattttataaattaaaaccTCATGGGTTGAAATTTGTGCTTGGTTTGATTCTATTGATCAGCATATGTTTAGGTGCACGGAGAAAAGAGATTTGATTTTTGTAGCAGTTCTATGGTCAGCTGTTCTCCTGTAGTTCGATGGTGTGTTTTTGATTGATAGTTTTGTTAgaaattttgcttttgtttttctttcatatCATAATTGCggatttgttttctgtttttgtagAAAGTTGAGAGTGTGTCTTTGTTAGGAGGTTACTTGTtggtttttttaaattcaagCCTCGGGGGTATAAGTTtgcgtttgtttttttttggctttgttcTGTTGATCTCCATACCTTTAGGCTTATGGagaaaaagatttgattttttgtagTAGTTCTTCCAAGATTTCTTCTGTAGACTGGTGACATCCCTTGATGTCTTTTCAATGAACTTtaattacttaccaaaaaaaaaacttggttcAACTTCTACATATGGTATTTGTTTGAACATGGGGGCTGCTATTTAGTTGTAAACCGTAAAACTTTTTGAGAGTAATCACTTTGTGCATATGTTGTTAAAGGTCAGATCTGTCTCCATTCCTCCACAATCCACGCCCATACCTCTATCGATTGGGGATTACATATTAACTGtcattgttgttttgttttttagtccATTAACCGTGATATCTTTATGTTCGCGGAGTTAAAAGATATGATTTCCATTTGCAGTCGAAGTTTGATTACGAGGGTTCAAGATAAGAATATGTATCGTTAAATGGAACACTGACACTCTATATCAAGTCATTTTGTTGGGAGAACATAGTGGAGTTGAATGAATCACAATCTATTGTTGCCAAAGGTCACAGGAGTTTTGCCCCGACTAATCCTAGTCATCGAGTCCCTCCCCTGTCCTTTGCATATAGGGTAATAGAAGGGCATAGGCTTTGGGGTGGCTCTGGGGAGGTCTAGCACTTCACGGGATTTCACTAAAAAAAGGAATAATACAAACTCTCCATTCCGACCATATGCTGAGTTGTCATTTGTTGAAAATACCGACCATACCACAGTATAATGAGAAAAATGTTTTATACTCCCCAATTCTATTCTAGGAGTTGATAAATAATTTGACTAAGTGTTTTTATTTATGGGTGTTCTTTTTGGTAATGAAGCTCTGGACAAGCTCAGATGATGGGTGGAGCGAGCAGACCAAAATTAACAACAAATGATATAGTGGCATATCTCAAGGCAGTTGAGGACATATTTCAAGACAATAAGCAGAAATACAATGATTTCCTTCATGTTATGAAAGATTTCAATACTAATAGGTTTGCTCATATTTATCTTTCTTCTATTCAAGAGCAGAATCTTATTGAAGTTTTTTACTTATTGATCCTAGCGCTACATCATTTTCTTGTTTGTAGAATTGACAGGACAGGTGTCATAGAAAGAGTGAAAGAATTATTTAGAGGGCATCGAGACCTACTTTTAGGTTTCAATATCTTTTTGCCAAAGGGCTACGAGATCACCCTTTCAATGGAGGATGATCCACTTCCTGCCAAGAAACCTGTTGAGTTTaaagaattaattaattttgtctACAAAATTAAGGTGAAAACTGCATGCTGTATTTGAGCGGAGTATTTCAGTTTTTCCTTCAAGGGTTTGCAACTTATGGTGCTTTGCTTGCAGACAAGGTTTCAAGGCGATGATCATGTGTATAAATCTTTTCTTGATATTTTGAATTTGCATCAGAAGGAAAACAAATCCATTACCGAGCTCAACAAGGTGGTGCGTCGTTTGGGTTTTCTTATCATTAACTTTTACATAATCTGTGGCTCTTTTGAGTTTGGTGTCAACTTCCTCCTATTGTAGGTTACACAGCTTTTACGTGACCACCCTGACCTGCTTGTGGAGTTCACGCATTTTCTACCTGATTCTTCAGCATCAGCCTCTATTCCTCACACTCCGTCTGGTAGGAATTCTGTTTTGCGATGTGATGACAGGAGCTCACCCTTGCCTGCAATGAAGCATATAGGAAAGGTGATTTTTCCTATTACATTTTTCCCTTCTTCCTCCAGATTTCTTCTTCGATTACTCATCTAATATCTCATGGAATATATAATTTTACTAGAATTCCATAGTTCCGCATGTTGACCATGACCTGAGTGTTGAGCGGCCCAATATAGGCCATGATAAAGCACTGCTGGGAGCTGACAAAGAGCAGGGAAGGCGCggtgaaaaagagagaagagagcgGAAATCTGCTCATAGGATTGAAGACTCTGTCGCTGACCAATTCCACCAGGGTGGGGAAGGCGTGGAAAACTTTGGCATGCAACCTGGTCCATGCTCACATGATGATAAGTCTGCCATGAAAGGTGAGTGTGCTGCTTGTGAATTCAGAGGCTTTAGTACTGTATTTATCATTTTAGCCTCGCTTATGGACTAAACCCACTTCTTAGCATATGTGATAGAATATATTGGTTGATATGTTGTGATAGTGTCGTACTATATTGGGAACTCGCGAAACTCTATATGATAACGAAGCTGTGTTTCTAATTTTGGTTGGATATCCTTTAGTAATCAAGAGCACTCATGTAACGAGTTCTTTTGTTTGGATGGATCAATGTGCAAGTTTCTTTTGGTGTCTCTGTGTTCCCTATGTTTGTATTCTGAAATTAGCTGAAAGGATGCTTTAGAATTGCTGTTGAGAAGTTGTCATATCACAAGATATTTCTTCGCTGTTAGCGCCTGCATTTAACTTGCTACTTAACTATCACAAAGGAAGGAACCTTTCTGTTGCTAAAGTTGGGTAGTATGAGGAAGATTTTTTACTTCTAAGCTACTGGAAGTCGGAAACTTATCGAAGCCATATTTGACCACTCAATGTTTCCTATTACAGTATTAGATAATATTTCCTCTATCTCATATACAGGAAGCTTTACTTGTTTCCTATTATTTGCAGAGTGTGAAGCAGGAGATACTGATTTCCATGATTCGGACCGTGCAAACAAGGCTCCATTGCAGCATCAGATGAACCCCTTATCTCATGAGAAGGAAGAACTGCAGTCAACCCTAGTGAAAAAAGTTCTGGAAATTAAACATCTGAAGGAGGAAGTTGAACAACAGATTTTAGACAAGCAAGACTACAAGAATATGAAGAATGAAGTACTTGAGCTGGAGTTGGCTTTGGAAAGTATTATTCAGAAGTTGGGACGTAATGATTTAGTTGAAGACCCAAAAACTGTTGGTGTTAGAGGAAGCATACCTGTTTTAAGAAGAAAGGTTATGGCTGTGATTTTGGAatctgaaaattcaaaatccaaagccCAAGAACTCAGTGCCAAGTTGCTTGCAAGCCAAAAGGTCATGGATGAATTGTCGACTAAGGTTAAATTTCTTGAAGATTCTAAACAAGTTAGGTCTGTTTCACCTGATGTTGCCCGGGAGTCAAGGGTCTTTGATGCACCAACGGCCCTTATATGCTTTGGCCTTCTCTTGATTTTATATCTTATCGTGTAGCAGTTGATTATTATTTGACTGATGAGCGTTTGTTACCGCCTCCTTATTTTTCTCTTATAGTTTTAGCTTGTTTGAGATGTACATAAGTTTCATCATTTTGAACTTCCATGGCTTCTAAGATGTTTGGTTGAGTTAAGATATATAGAAGACCCTCCCGGTGTATATTTTGAGTTTCTCTCAAATGGAAGGTGTATATTTTGAGTTTCTCTCAATTGGAAAGTCGGAATTCGCTATGATGCTCTTTAGACATCTTTTCATGACTTTTTTGCTGTACTTTAGCTATTTTTACCATTATTTTGACATTCTTCCTGGCTGATGACTTATGTGCAAAACTCTTCTACTGTAGTTCTGATCTGATGCAGTTGGTCACTTTCTCCATAAGCCTTTTAGGTTTCTGCTTCCACAAAATTTTCTTTGACAGATAATGAATTTTAAGGTAGATGAAAAGGGATAGGAAGAGGATTTTTaacactgaaaaaaaaaaaaaaagaaccaccTTGTAACAGAGCTTGTGATCACTCCCTTCACAACTACAACTCCATTCCTACTTCCCAAAAGCAAATTGTATCATAGGAAAACTACTTCttatccttcttctttttttgcatttttgtgaCTTGTATAATGTTTTATACCGGCTTTGATGTCACTTTTCAGACAGTcattcaaaaccaattgatgTCTAAAgtccttgatgattttgtgtttgtgtaaCTGCATGCGATTGGAATAAGACTCCTCCGGTAAAGCCAATCAAAGGGAAGGGACTGACCTGCCTATTCCGCTCGGAGGCGACACAAGTGgtactactccttccgtcccagtTTTTTCATGGTTTAGTATTCCATTTCAGATTGTCCCTTAATGAGTGTCCATTTTTAAAGGTTAATAGGTAAAGTatgtacatttttcattttgctcttaaaaataaatttcattttgacaTGTTAGTCGGTAAAGTGTAATGATTGTGTCTTCAAGAAGGGCAATAATGGGAAGTTGAATTTTATAACGTGTAATGATGTTGTCTCCGGTTCACCTAGTTCCAATTCGGATCGAGTAACGGTGATTGAAGGGATGGGATCGGAAGCTCCTAATTCCAAGTTAATTTTGAGGAGTCGGTATCAATTTATGCAAGTTTTACACTTAAAAATAAACGACGGAgtgttttctaatgcatataaACGGTTGATGCGCTGTTTCGGGTaggaaaataataatactaaattactttgtgaaaaaatttcatttaacaAATACAATAGTGGAGTAATGACGtaatatatatgttcttttgATTAAAGAAAAAGTCAAgctaacacttttttttttttttacctgctaacactgtttttgtttttaccatTGAATTACCATTTCGCAAGAGGGGTTAAGTAGTTTGGCTatgatcaattgaaaatgaggcgCCGTTCCACTAAGAGCATTTTTGAACATTTGGAgctttttttaactttttacacTTTTCGAGACATGATATTCTTGTtacatatatcaactaaaaagtccaaaaagccgAATAACCAGAATAACCAAAAATTAGAGGAATTGGCCCCAAGTTTtttttacggaaaaaaaaaacatgacgcACCTTCAAGATGCGTTATAAAGTGCTCGGGTTTTAAATCTTGAAGGCGACATATATTTTCGGATTTTAAAGTATGAATATGATTCTGAAATATCAAAATCCGAATATGTCAAAGATTTTCAAGTATTAGAATCCgaattttgtaaacattttcGAGTTTTAAAACCtgaaattttctaaaattttcgAGTATGTGTGTTCATGTCaggaaatatttttggaagGAGGTGT encodes:
- the LOC131310317 gene encoding trans-Golgi network-localized SYP41-interacting protein 1-like isoform X1, with product MGRQRESHDRDQLRETRGREISHEQELEIKPCSLSFAETLDPHKLQEPSSLQVDHIDLSNWVLLTRDDSAEYVPSDIKAKEDGGKEEMGVDSPDELILSANREAMTPESEESSEEKDDLRDAGVYESTNVTQEDRDVLLKELVSLRHHLKALTGQQSSLEGNISGLVDGPHQAETVEVEKKISLSDNPFVDIMHDCSNFVRNALDVRLQEETIREFQAMLSMKGQEIEYLHAKQVYEGQHHFQAVADRVLASLAMMVTEEKSIDDSIMSRVEKTTSLLIEKYNHFLSEIYLLQQCLTEVGSDSSVQNDFGTTFLATHDVLLELKRKEVDLAQKLSNLEDKNKKLVEQLDKGEKMVELANGDVGKLKVELEHEKTKYANTKEKLGLAVTKGKALEDRMNEREAEISSLRNALLTKEKEAEEAFMLASQLESLSDKIDDDTEVPFANSGQAQMMGGASRPKLTTNDIVAYLKAVEDIFQDNKQKYNDFLHVMKDFNTNRIDRTGVIERVKELFRGHRDLLLGFNIFLPKGYEITLSMEDDPLPAKKPVEFKELINFVYKIKTRFQGDDHVYKSFLDILNLHQKENKSITELNKVVTQLLRDHPDLLVEFTHFLPDSSASASIPHTPSGRNSVLRCDDRSSPLPAMKHIGKNSIVPHVDHDLSVERPNIGHDKALLGADKEQGRRGEKERRERKSAHRIEDSVADQFHQGGEGVENFGMQPGPCSHDDKSAMKECEAGDTDFHDSDRANKAPLQHQMNPLSHEKEELQSTLVKKVLEIKHLKEEVEQQILDKQDYKNMKNEVLELELALESIIQKLGRNDLVEDPKTVGVRGSIPVLRRKVMAVILESENSKSKAQELSAKLLASQKVMDELSTKVKFLEDSKQVRSVSPDVARESRVFDAPTALICFGLLLILYLIV
- the LOC131310317 gene encoding trans-Golgi network-localized SYP41-interacting protein 1-like isoform X4, with translation MGVDSPDELILSANREAMTPESEESSEEKDDLRDAGVYESTNVTQEDRDVLLKELVSLRHHLKALTGQQSSLEGNISGLVDGPHQAETVEVEKKISLSDNPFVDIMHDCSNFVRNALDVRLQEETIREFQAMLSMKGQEIEYLHAKQVYEGQHHFQAVADRVLASLAMMVTEEKSIDDSIMSRVEKTTSLLIEKYNHFLSEIYLLQQCLTEVGSDSSVQNDFGTTFLATHDVLLELKRKEVDLAQKLSNLEDKNKKLVEQLDKGEKMVELANGDVGKLKVELEHEKTKYANTKEKLGLAVTKGKALEDRMNEREAEISSLRNALLTKEKEAEEAFMLASQLESLSDKIDDDTEVPFANSGQAQMMGGASRPKLTTNDIVAYLKAVEDIFQDNKQKYNDFLHVMKDFNTNRIDRTGVIERVKELFRGHRDLLLGFNIFLPKGYEITLSMEDDPLPAKKPVEFKELINFVYKIKTRFQGDDHVYKSFLDILNLHQKENKSITELNKVVTQLLRDHPDLLVEFTHFLPDSSASASIPHTPSGRNSVLRCDDRSSPLPAMKHIGKNSIVPHVDHDLSVERPNIGHDKALLGADKEQGRRGEKERRERKSAHRIEDSVADQFHQGGEGVENFGMQPGPCSHDDKSAMKECEAGDTDFHDSDRANKAPLQHQMNPLSHEKEELQSTLVKKVLEIKHLKEEVEQQILDKQDYKNMKNEVLELELALESIIQKLGRNDLVEDPKTVGVRGSIPVLRRKVMAVILESENSKSKAQELSAKLLASQKVMDELSTKVKFLEDSKQVRSVSPDVARESRVFDAPTALICFGLLLILYLIV
- the LOC131310317 gene encoding trans-Golgi network-localized SYP41-interacting protein 1-like isoform X2, whose product is MGRQRESHDRDQLRETRGREISHEQELEIKPCSLSFAETLDPHKLQEPSSLQVDHIDLSNWVLLTRDDSAEYVPSDIKAKEDGGKEEMGVDSPDELILSANREAMTPESEESSEEKDDLRDAGVYESTNVTQEDRDVLLKELVSLRHHLKALTGQQSSLEGNISGLVDGPHQAETVEVEKKISLSDNPFVDIMHDCSNFVRNALDVRLQEETIREFQAMLSMKGQEIEYLHAKVYEGQHHFQAVADRVLASLAMMVTEEKSIDDSIMSRVEKTTSLLIEKYNHFLSEIYLLQQCLTEVGSDSSVQNDFGTTFLATHDVLLELKRKEVDLAQKLSNLEDKNKKLVEQLDKGEKMVELANGDVGKLKVELEHEKTKYANTKEKLGLAVTKGKALEDRMNEREAEISSLRNALLTKEKEAEEAFMLASQLESLSDKIDDDTEVPFANSGQAQMMGGASRPKLTTNDIVAYLKAVEDIFQDNKQKYNDFLHVMKDFNTNRIDRTGVIERVKELFRGHRDLLLGFNIFLPKGYEITLSMEDDPLPAKKPVEFKELINFVYKIKTRFQGDDHVYKSFLDILNLHQKENKSITELNKVVTQLLRDHPDLLVEFTHFLPDSSASASIPHTPSGRNSVLRCDDRSSPLPAMKHIGKNSIVPHVDHDLSVERPNIGHDKALLGADKEQGRRGEKERRERKSAHRIEDSVADQFHQGGEGVENFGMQPGPCSHDDKSAMKECEAGDTDFHDSDRANKAPLQHQMNPLSHEKEELQSTLVKKVLEIKHLKEEVEQQILDKQDYKNMKNEVLELELALESIIQKLGRNDLVEDPKTVGVRGSIPVLRRKVMAVILESENSKSKAQELSAKLLASQKVMDELSTKVKFLEDSKQVRSVSPDVARESRVFDAPTALICFGLLLILYLIV
- the LOC131310317 gene encoding trans-Golgi network-localized SYP41-interacting protein 1-like isoform X3 encodes the protein MGRQRESHDRDQLRETRGREISHEQELEIKPCSLSFAETLDPEPSSLQVDHIDLSNWVLLTRDDSAEYVPSDIKAKEDGGKEEMGVDSPDELILSANREAMTPESEESSEEKDDLRDAGVYESTNVTQEDRDVLLKELVSLRHHLKALTGQQSSLEGNISGLVDGPHQAETVEVEKKISLSDNPFVDIMHDCSNFVRNALDVRLQEETIREFQAMLSMKGQEIEYLHAKQVYEGQHHFQAVADRVLASLAMMVTEEKSIDDSIMSRVEKTTSLLIEKYNHFLSEIYLLQQCLTEVGSDSSVQNDFGTTFLATHDVLLELKRKEVDLAQKLSNLEDKNKKLVEQLDKGEKMVELANGDVGKLKVELEHEKTKYANTKEKLGLAVTKGKALEDRMNEREAEISSLRNALLTKEKEAEEAFMLASQLESLSDKIDDDTEVPFANSGQAQMMGGASRPKLTTNDIVAYLKAVEDIFQDNKQKYNDFLHVMKDFNTNRIDRTGVIERVKELFRGHRDLLLGFNIFLPKGYEITLSMEDDPLPAKKPVEFKELINFVYKIKTRFQGDDHVYKSFLDILNLHQKENKSITELNKVVTQLLRDHPDLLVEFTHFLPDSSASASIPHTPSGRNSVLRCDDRSSPLPAMKHIGKNSIVPHVDHDLSVERPNIGHDKALLGADKEQGRRGEKERRERKSAHRIEDSVADQFHQGGEGVENFGMQPGPCSHDDKSAMKECEAGDTDFHDSDRANKAPLQHQMNPLSHEKEELQSTLVKKVLEIKHLKEEVEQQILDKQDYKNMKNEVLELELALESIIQKLGRNDLVEDPKTVGVRGSIPVLRRKVMAVILESENSKSKAQELSAKLLASQKVMDELSTKVKFLEDSKQVRSVSPDVARESRVFDAPTALICFGLLLILYLIV